The following is a genomic window from Niabella soli DSM 19437.
AGTCCTTATTGCATCAAAACAGGAATGAAGGAAATTGACGAAATTGCATATACCGCCGTGCTCAGGGAATTATTTGAGCAGAAATGGAACAGCTTAAAGGGAGAAAAGAACCGGTTTATAAAAATGCGCAAAACCAGCGATTTTTTGATCCAAAAAGGGTTTGAACCGGAACTTTTTTCATCTTTGTTCAAAGAAACAGATCCATAGCAACCGTGTACAGTTATTACGAACAAATATTACTGCTTTTCTCGACCCCTTTTTATATTGTAATCATCGGGGCAGAAATTTTATTATCCAGCCTCCATTTTCACAAAAGAACTTATTCCTTTAGAGACACGCTCACCAATATTTACCTCACCATTGCAAACGGGTTGATTGATATGGCCTTTAAACTCGGCTATCTCTGGGTATTGGTTCAGGTGTTCAACCACAGCCCTTTTAAAAGCTGGCATCCGGGTTTTATTTATTGGACCGCATTACTGGTGGCGGAAGATTTTACCTATTACTGGCTGCACCGGTTCGATCATGAGCTGCGTTTCTTATGGGCCGTACATGTAACCCATCACAGCTCCCAAAAGTTTAATTTCAGCGTGGGGTTCCGTTCTTCTGTTTTTGAACCCTTGTACCGGTTTGTTTTTTTTATTCCGCTTGCCTGGGCCGGTTTTAAGCCTTTGGATATTCTTTTCATGTACTCCGCCACCCAGATCTGGGGCACCCTGGTGCATACGGAACTGGTAGGCAAACTGGGCTGGCTGGAAAAAATTTTTGTTACTCCCTCGCATCACCGCGTGCACCATGGGTCCAATCCAAAATACCTGGATAAGAATATGGGAATGTTCCTGATCGTTTGGGACAAGCTCTTTCACACGTTCCAAGAAGAATTGCCTGAAACAGAATATGCGCCTATTCAATACGGACTTACAAAGAATCTTGAAAATCCCAATGCCTTCACCGTCATATTTCATGAATGGATACAGATCTACAGGGATATAATGCAAAAAGGGCTTACCCTGAAACAGAGAATCAATTATATCTTTGGACCGCCGGGATACAGTCATAACGGCAGCCGGAAAACCAGCCGGCAAATGGAACGGGAAGAGGCGGAGTGTTCCCGCAGATCAGCGCAGATTTGCGAAGAGATCAGCGCAAATCAGCGGGAATCCGAGAAAAAAAATCCGCTTTCGATTTATCGGAATGCGGAAAATCAATGATCAGATTCACATTTGCATTATGTCTTTACAAATATCGCTTATTCAAACAGACCTTCACTGGGAAGATAAAGCAGCCAACCGGGCGATGCTGGAACAAAAGATTGAAAGCATTCCTCATACACAGGTAGTGGTATTGCCCGAAATGTTTTCCACGGGTTTTTCCATGCAGCCGGCGCTGCTCGCTGAAACGATGGAGGGTCCTACCGTTCAGTGGATGAAGGAAGTGGCTACAAAAAACAAGATCATTCTTACTGGTAGCCTCATCATCAAAGAGGCAGACGCTTATTATAATCGCCTCATCTGGATGCTGCCCAACGGGCAATACGGCACTTATGATAAGCGCCATCTTTTTGCTTTTGCAAATGAGGATGCACAGTATACACCGGGAAATAAGCGGCTGATCACATCCGTAAACGGCTGGAAGCTGCATATGCAGGTATGTTATGATCTTCGCTTCCCCGTTTGGGCCCGTCAATCGCCACCCAAGGATGAGGATGCCCGTGAAACGGAATATGATGTACTCGTCAATGTGGCCAACTGGCCGCAACGTCGCAGTTTAGCCTGGAAAACCTTGCTACAGGCCCGCGCCATAGAGAACCAGTGTTTTGTGGTGGGCGTAAACCGGGTAGGAACGGATGGTAAAGGCATTTATCACAGCGGGGATAGTATGGTAATTGACCCCTTAGGTGAAATTCTTTATCATAAAACAGATGAAGAAGATATTTTTACGATTACGCTGCATAAAACAAAGCTGGACGAAGTACGGACGAAGTTTCCCTTTTTGAGGGATGCGGATGGGTTTGGGATTTATTAACCTGTGGCTGATTTTTGCCATTGAAACTGAACCGCCGTCAAAATTGATACCATTGACTTTTAATGGGTAGCCGCTACGCGGCACGGTCAATCTTTATACTATACGGTTCTAAAAACGGCAATGCCTCCGGCATTATCCAGGGGCTTGATACAATGTGTCCGGAAATCAGAATCGCTTCGTTTGTTTTGTTCCATCGGAACACCCTATTGGTAGCCCGGTTGCGGTGAGATCATTTGGTGTGCCATAGGTACACCCCTGCTTGCAATTATACCTAATTTTCTTATGTATTATTTTTTTGCGTATCTTCATCAGGAGAAAAGAAATGCAGTGAACAAAGCCAATTTATACAAAGGGTGCCTGGAACCTATTATTTTAAAGCTGCTGGGCGACAATGGCCGGATGTATGGCTATGAGATCACCCAAAGGGTAAAAAAGCTGACCGCCGGCGAATTAAAAATTACTGAGGGCGCGCTGTATCCGTTACTGCACCGGCTGGAAGCGGAGGGCGTATTGGAAGTGGAAACTGAAAATATGGGCAACCGGGTGCGCAAATATTACTCGCTTACAAAGGCGGGAAAAAAAGAGCAGGTAAGATCCTTATCTGAACTGGAGGCCTTTAAAAGCACGTTACAACTGATTTTTAATCCAAAACTCGCCTGATATGTTAACTGCTGAACAAATAGAAACCCTTCGTAAATTCTGCCAGGAAAAAGGTGTTCCTTATTATGATCTTCAGATGGAACTGGTGGATCATTTTGCAACAGAAATTGAAGAAGAGCTTAAGAACAATCCCGCTGATATTTTTCAATCTACATTAGACATTATTTATAAAAAGTTCGGGAAAAGCGGCTTCAATTCCATTGTGGCGGCCAAGGAAGAAAGCGTTGCCCAGGAATATGAAGAATGCCATCAGAACTATTTCTGGTCTTTTTTCACTCTCCCAAAAATTATTCTAACGGTTTTGATTGGGAGTTGCCTTTTTTTGCCTTGCCTTTTCGGTTCGGAAGAAATAACCTTACAATTAAACAGGATATACTATTGGTTCACGGTCAGCTTAAACGTGTTAACGATCCTGTGTATATGGGTTCAGCCTGGCCAAGCCCGCTTACCGTTGCTTTTGTTAAAAGGAATAAAAAGAAGATCATTCAATCGGAATATTGGGTTGTTGATTGTATTATTGGTAAATGCACATGTAGTTTTAAAAAACAATTTTTCCCACGAGTTTATAATCCCCATCTTCATAATTACAGTCTGTGTAATGATAGGCTATTCATTAATTTTTATTGCCCGGTATCATGCTGTTTTAAAAATGTATGCAAAAGCAAGAAAAGAATATCCTTTAGCGTTTATGAAATAAAAGGATTTCTAATCCGAATGGCTGGTTTTATTTTTTCATTATTTTGGGATCGATAAACTCCCAATCACGGATATGCGGATGGTTATGCTCTCTTTTTTCAATTACATCAAATTCTTTTATTATTTCCGGATAATTTGCCGCAAGATTATTCTGTTCGCTCCGGTCTTTCTCCAGGTCGTATAATTGCCAGGGCGCTTTCCTGTTGGCTTCCACGCCGGTACGCACGCCCTTCCATTTGCCCATACGGATAGCCACCTGGCCTCCTTTTTCAGGATATTCAAAATACAGATATTTATGCTGTTGCTGACCGGATTTTCCCAGTAATTCCGGTAAAATGGAAATTCCGTCGGTCACCACGGGTATGGGCTGCGCCAGTAGTGCTGAAAAGGTCGGCATCATATCATATTGCACGGACAACAGATCGCTTATCCTGCCCGCAGGAATATGCCCGGGCCAGCGGGCAATAAAAGGTTCCCGGAACCCACCCTCATACACATCCATTTTCAGCCCCCGCAACCCCTGCTCGCTGTTAAAAAAACGGGCATTTACCCCGCCATTAAAGGTGGTGCCGTTATCGCTGGAAAACAGGATGATCGTGTTGCCGTCCAGCCCCAGGCTTTTTATGGTTTTCAGTACCAATCCTACCTGGTCATCCAGGCAGGTGATCATACCGGCATAAGCGGATAGCGGATATTTTGCAGGCGCATACCCGTTTTGACCATAATAGGGCTTCTCGTCAAACTGCCCTTTATAAAGATTAATATATTGCTGCGGCACCTGCAGCGATGCATGCGGAATGGTATAGGGCAGGTATAAAAAGAACGGCCGGTCCTTATTCTTTTTGATAAACGCCAATGCCTTTTCTGTCATCTTATCAATTGCATAAGTCTTGCCAATGTATTTTTCAAAATCCGCATCGGTTGCCGTTGCCGGGTTCAGCGGTATATGTACATTAATATAGGGATTATCCAGCGTATCCCATTTCCCGTTTTCCCATAAATGAGAGGGGTAATAATTATGCGCCTGTTTCTGATCCAGGTAGCCGTAAAAATAATCAAAGCCCTGCCGTTGCGGATCGCCGGTGGTTTGCGGCATCCCCAAACCCCATTTACCAATTGCTCCGGTGGTGTAGCCAGCTTTTTTAAACAGATGCCCTAACGTAAAGGATCCTTCCGGCAAAGGCATTTGCCCGCCCTCCAAACTGTCTGGAAAACCGCCCAGCTCATAATTTCCGCGTATATAGGAATGGCCGCCATTCTTTCCGGTAAGCAGCATGCACCGGGCAGGGGCACAAACCGGCGTACCCGAATAATGCCGGGTAAACCGGATGCCTTCACCTGCCATTTTATCCAGGTTGGGCGTTTTTATTTTTTGCTGCCCATAGCAACCCAGTTCTCCGTAACCAAGGTCATCGGCATAGATGTAAATTACATTCGGCCTTTGTTGTGCCGCAACAACAGCACAACAGGAAATCAATAATGCGATCCAGCTAATTTTTTTCATTTCTTTTTATTTCTGATCTCTTCAAGTGCTGCTACCATGGCTTTTACTTTTTCGGGATGTTTTGCTGCCAGATTATTTCTTTCAGAAGGATCTGCAGCAAGATCATAGAGCTGCGGATCGGGACTGTTACCGGTTTCTATATTTACCAGCCGGCTCAAAGGGGCTCCGGCATTGGGTTCGATATATTTCCAGTTACCCTGTACCAGTGCCAGGGAATTAACCCCCTGTTCCACCAATACCTTGCGGCCGGTTTTTGTTTTTCCCAAAAAAGCATTTAACAGGTCTTCGCTATCCTGCGCATCGCTTTTTGGTATGGATTGATTAAGCAGCGCGCCAAATGAAGCCAAAAAGTCTATTTGGGAAACCAGGGCACCGGATATCATCCGTTGCGCTTTTCCGGGCCATTTTATAATGAACGGAAGTCTTGTTCCCGCTTCAAAGGAACTGTACTTGCCACCCCGATAGATCCCCCAGGGTGTATGACCGTTTAGTTTGGTTACGGCCTCGTCCTGGTAACCATCGTCCAGTACCGGGCCGTTATCACTTGTAAAAATCACAATGGTATTTTGTGCTATTCCCTGTAATTCCAGTTCTTTCATGATCTGTCCAACCGCCCAGTCCAGCTGCAAAATAGCGTCCCCACGATAGCCCAGTCCGCTTTTACCTTTAAACATCGTGGACGGCATCCGGGGCACATGCGGCTCGGTAAGGGTATAGTATAAGAAGAAAGGGCGGGCCTTGTTTTCATTGATGAACTGTTTTGCCTTTTCCAAAAAAGTAAGCGGCATTTCCTCATCGGTCCAGCGGGCTTTATAGCCGCCACTCATCCAGCCAATGCGGCCAATGCCATTCACAATCGTATTATCGTGCCCCTGACCCGGGGACGATTGCATCTTCAGCAATTCCGGGTGCTCTCTTCCGGTAGGATCATTACCTATTTTCTTTTTATAATCCACCATAATCGGATCTGCTGCGTCGGCGGCCACCACCTTGCCGTTTTCTACAAAAATAGTAGGGACGCGGTCTGCCGTTGCCGGGAAAATAAAGGAATAGCCAAAGCCCACTTCATTGGGACCGGGTTTAATAGGGGCGTTCCAGTTCTTTTCAACTGTATTTCCCAGACCCAGGTGCCATTTACCCACCAATCCGGTTTGATAGCCGGCCTTTTCAAATAATAAGGGTAGCGTGGTGCGATCGGTAGGAATAATTAATGCTGCATCCCCGGGCAGAATATGCGTACCCTCCCGCCGCCAGGGATAGCGGCCCGTAAGCAATGCATAGCGCGATGGCGTACAGGTGGCAGACGTACTGTGCGCGTTCGTAAAACGAATGCCATCTGCCGCCAGCCTGTCAACATTAGGCGTTTGGATCTTTGTGGCGCCATAGCAGCTTAGATCACCATAGCCAAGATCATCGGCATTGATGATAATGACATTGGGACGCTGCGCCGTTCTTTTATTTTGCGCGGCACCTGTCAAAAAACAGCCCAACACCAAAATGATAATGATCAGATTCTTTTTCATCAGTTATTTTTTATTTCAGGTTAGGATTATTGTTTACTTCCGATTGCGGGACAGGCCACGGATAATTAGCCGCTTTAAATGCTTTTGTGGTAACATACCATCTGCTGTTGGGGTCGGCGGCGCCAGCGGGTGCCTTACGCAAGCTTTTTGCTCCGGGGAAAGACGCGCCGTAAAAATCGCCATTCAGCAAAGTAACGGCATCTTTCCAACGATACAAATCCCATAACCGGATACCTTCAAAGGCCAGTTCATTTCTTCTTTCTTTTTTAAGAATAGGTAATAAACCGCCAGCATTTGTTTCCTTAACCGGAGGCATTGCAACCGATGCCCGGCCGCGCACTTTGTTTATAGTGGCGTCCAGTAACGCCTGATCTATTGTTCCTAAATGAATTTCCGCTTCCAGGTAACTCAAAAGTACTTCTGAATAACGGATAATAGGCAGATCAATACCTGAATTCTGCAGGTCGCCGCCGCTGAACCCGTCATAACTAAACTTTCGCATGCTGTACCCCGTTCTGGTGGCTTGCTTGCTTAAGGTAAGCTGGTCGGGGGATGCGGTACTGTCCGGATGACTGATATAAGGCTTTCCTTTGAAGAGCATATTATTGCACAGGATGTTATAGGCAAGCCGGGGATCCCTGTTCGCCGTAAAATCTCCGGCTTTATATAGGGGGCTGCCGTAAGAAAAAGCAGAACCATCATTAAAATCGTAAGACTCGGCCAAACTGCCCAGGGGGCAAAAAATACCCCAACCGGCAGCCATTGCAGGATAAAAATGCTGTAACATTCCATTGGGCGCCAGGTCCACTACATATTGTGTAGCAAAAATAATTTCCTTGCTGCTTTCATTTGTTCCGTTGAAAAGACTTGCGTAATCGGGATCAATACTATTTTCGTTGAAGTCAATAATTGTTTTATAGGTAGTCGCTGCCTGCTGCCAGTTTTCCATGGTCAGGTACAGCCTTCCCAAAAAGGCCAGCGCGGCCTGCCGTGTAGCCCGGCCCCGTTCTGATGCAGGCAGCTTTGCCGCATTAGGAAGCCCTGCCGCCGCCGCTGTTAATTCAGTTTCCACAAAAGCTTGTACTTCGGCTAAAGGTGTCTTCGTTACCTGGTTGGCTTCTGCGGGTCGCAGCACTTTTGTTATCAGGGGTACTGCTCCAAAATACGTGCTCAAATATAAATATTGAGCGGCCCGTAAAAACCGGGCCTCCGATTTTGTACGCTCTTTGGTTGTTTCACTTACGGATACAGCTTTATCAATATTCTCAAGAAAATAATTACATCGCGCTATGCGGGAATAGCTGTTAACCCAGTAATTTGGATAGTCCCCTACATTGGAAGTAAGCGTACCATTGGTTAGTTTATTGAAATTGGAATTATCCCCTCTTCTGTCGTAAGCATTATCCGTGGCAAATTCCAGAAAAATTAACCCGTTATAAGACCACCAATCAGTAGGGCTGAACTCTGCAGATTTCTGCATTTGAATATTTCCCTTATACAACGCCGTTAATGCAATATTTACATTTGCTTCGCTTGTCCAGAAAATATCATTTGCGTATTGGTCCAGGGGGTAAAGATCAAGTTTCTTTGCACAAGAGAACAGGGTAACACCGGCAACAAAAGCAACGATCAGTTTTGTTTTAAGGCCTTTGTATATATATTGTTTCATTTTTATTGTTTTGATGTATATCAACTTCGGAAATTTAAAAAACCACATTTACTCCTATGGTGTAATTGGCTAAAATGGGATAATAGCTTCCGCTGGTAATAATTTCGGGATCCCAGCCTTGCGGATAGTGACTAAAGGTTGCAAGGTTTTCCGCACTTGCGAAAATACGGGCGGATGTTATTTTTAACCATTTTTGCTTATCCTTACTTAAAGTGTATCCTAATTGTATATTCTTAACCCGGACATAGTTGCCATTTAAGAGCCAGAAGTCAGACAATAATGTATTGGGTGATCCGGTATTGGCCAATTGTTCCATCCGGGGATATTTTGCATTCCGGTCAGGGTTTTCCGGGGTCCAGCGCCCATCCATTTGCCAGCGCTGTACGTTCCCATTGCCGTTGAGCGCATACCCGGCGTATCCATCCAGCCGCCCCTTGGCGCCGCCGATTCCCTGAAATAAAATATTAAAATCAAAACCGGCGTATCCTGCATTTAAGGAGAGCCCATAAGTATATTTCGGAATATTCGTTCCCAAAATAACACGGTCATAATTAGGATCTACTTTTCCATCGGGTTTACCGTCCGGTCCGCTTATATCTTTATAGCGAATATCTCCCGGCTTTGGTTTTGCATTTATGGTAGTTTGATTAGCATAACCATCAATATCCGCCTGGTTAATAAATAGCCCGTCTGAAACATACCCATAATAAAGATTAAGCGGGTAGCCAAGGAAACGGTCGGAACCATTTCCCTGTAATCCATTGGGCTGTGTAATATTAAGGCCCGGGCCCAGATCAAGCACCTTATTATTAATGATCGAAAAGTTAGCATTTCCGCCAAAAGAAAATCCGGCGATCCTGTCTCTGAAACCCAACTCAAATTCCCAGCCTTTATTGCTTAGTTTTCCGGCATTAATGGTGCCTATTCCAAAACCCAGCACTTTTGAAAAACTGCCACCGGGATTGGCAAGAATGTCATAGCCATAACGATCAAAGTAAGCAGCGCTAAAAGTGAGCCGGTTATTTAATGCGGAGCCCTCTAATGCAATATCTTTGGTACGGGTTGATTCCCAGTGAAGGGCGGTATCTGTTAAGGTGGTCAGGATTGAGCCTGCTTTTATTACTCCTCCAATAGGATAATTATATGCTGAACCCAAGGCCAGCACCCGTTGCCAGGGATAATTCCCTATATTCTGATTTCCGAGTGTACCGTAAGAGGCTCTCAATTTCAGGTCATTAATCCATGAAATATTTTCCTTGAAGAAAGACTCCTGGGATATACGCCAGCCCAACGCCACTCCTGGAAAATTGGCGTACCGCATGGAAGGCGGAAACCGCGAAGAGCCATCCCGGCGTACAGTGGCTTCTGCGAGATATTTTCCCGCATAATTATATTGCAGCCGTCCAAAATAAGAATCCATTGCCCACTCCACTTTTGTGCCATTGTTGGTTTGAGTGCCGGGGTCCCCTGCATTCAATTCAGTAAGGCTGTTGGACTGATACCCGTCTCTGAATGCTGCAGAGGTACGATCTCCGTTATATTCATAGGTATGACCCAACAATATTCCCAGGGTATGCTTTCCAAATGAACGCTTGTACTCCAGCAGTTCCTGAAGTGTTTTATATTCCACGACTTCATTGTTTTGAGTAAGATTTCCAGGTCCCAGCATAACATTGGCATTCAACCGCTGATTGGAAAGGAATCTCCGTTCTAATTGAGCGTTGTTGGTATATCCCGCTATTCCGGAAAGCGTAAGGCCACGTATGATCTGCCAGTCTAAACGTACATTTCCCTGTAAGTTGGTCCATTTTGATTTATAAAATGATTCATTATTAAGATAAGAATACGGGGTCCCTTTATTGGCCAGCCCGGTCCCTAAATCGCCATTGCTTAGCAGATATGGATATATGGCTGGTATGCGCACCACCTGACTAATGGATGTAAGCATATCGTTAAAATCCTGGGTAGCTGAAGGGGCCGGCTGGTCGTTCAATTCCTGGATCGCGCCAAGCCGGGTAGAGAGGGTCAGGTTTTTGGTGAGTTTATTCGTCATGTTCAAACGAATATTATAACGCTGGTAGTCATTCTTAACAACGATCCCGTTTTGATATAAATATCCTAATGACAACAGGTAATCTGTGTTTTCTGTTTTATTGGAAACAGAAAGATTATGTCCTGTTTGCAGGGTTCCTTTTTTAAAAATAAGATCGACATAATTAACATCAGGGTAATTGTCCGGATCTGACCCGTCTTTAAATTTTTGGATCTGTGCCGCAGTATAGGTTCCTGGTGTGGCTTCATTAACAGCCTCCGCATATTCCCAGGAGTGTACAAACTCAGGATATTCTGTAGCCCGCTGGGTTCCCACATACCCATTATAGCCAATTTTTATTTTTCCGTTCTGACTTTGCCCGGATTTTGTTGTAACTAAAATAACCCCGTTAGCAGCCCTGGATCCATAAATGGCTGCGGATGCGGCGTCCTTTAAAACAGAAATACTGGCAATGTCATTAGGATCAATATTATTAAGCTGACCCGGCATTCCATCCACCAGCACCAAAGCATCGGGGCTGGCCCCAAAAGAAGCGACCCCCGCACCCGTATGGTTCCACCGCTGGCTCCACCCGGCTGACCTGAGC
Proteins encoded in this region:
- a CDS encoding arylsulfatase — protein: MKKISWIALLISCCAVVAAQQRPNVIYIYADDLGYGELGCYGQQKIKTPNLDKMAGEGIRFTRHYSGTPVCAPARCMLLTGKNGGHSYIRGNYELGGFPDSLEGGQMPLPEGSFTLGHLFKKAGYTTGAIGKWGLGMPQTTGDPQRQGFDYFYGYLDQKQAHNYYPSHLWENGKWDTLDNPYINVHIPLNPATATDADFEKYIGKTYAIDKMTEKALAFIKKNKDRPFFLYLPYTIPHASLQVPQQYINLYKGQFDEKPYYGQNGYAPAKYPLSAYAGMITCLDDQVGLVLKTIKSLGLDGNTIILFSSDNGTTFNGGVNARFFNSEQGLRGLKMDVYEGGFREPFIARWPGHIPAGRISDLLSVQYDMMPTFSALLAQPIPVVTDGISILPELLGKSGQQQHKYLYFEYPEKGGQVAIRMGKWKGVRTGVEANRKAPWQLYDLEKDRSEQNNLAANYPEIIKEFDVIEKREHNHPHIRDWEFIDPKIMKK
- a CDS encoding RagB/SusD family nutrient uptake outer membrane protein, with protein sequence MKQYIYKGLKTKLIVAFVAGVTLFSCAKKLDLYPLDQYANDIFWTSEANVNIALTALYKGNIQMQKSAEFSPTDWWSYNGLIFLEFATDNAYDRRGDNSNFNKLTNGTLTSNVGDYPNYWVNSYSRIARCNYFLENIDKAVSVSETTKERTKSEARFLRAAQYLYLSTYFGAVPLITKVLRPAEANQVTKTPLAEVQAFVETELTAAAAGLPNAAKLPASERGRATRQAALAFLGRLYLTMENWQQAATTYKTIIDFNENSIDPDYASLFNGTNESSKEIIFATQYVVDLAPNGMLQHFYPAMAAGWGIFCPLGSLAESYDFNDGSAFSYGSPLYKAGDFTANRDPRLAYNILCNNMLFKGKPYISHPDSTASPDQLTLSKQATRTGYSMRKFSYDGFSGGDLQNSGIDLPIIRYSEVLLSYLEAEIHLGTIDQALLDATINKVRGRASVAMPPVKETNAGGLLPILKKERRNELAFEGIRLWDLYRWKDAVTLLNGDFYGASFPGAKSLRKAPAGAADPNSRWYVTTKAFKAANYPWPVPQSEVNNNPNLK
- a CDS encoding sulfatase-like hydrolase/transferase → MKKNLIIIILVLGCFLTGAAQNKRTAQRPNVIIINADDLGYGDLSCYGATKIQTPNVDRLAADGIRFTNAHSTSATCTPSRYALLTGRYPWRREGTHILPGDAALIIPTDRTTLPLLFEKAGYQTGLVGKWHLGLGNTVEKNWNAPIKPGPNEVGFGYSFIFPATADRVPTIFVENGKVVAADAADPIMVDYKKKIGNDPTGREHPELLKMQSSPGQGHDNTIVNGIGRIGWMSGGYKARWTDEEMPLTFLEKAKQFINENKARPFFLYYTLTEPHVPRMPSTMFKGKSGLGYRGDAILQLDWAVGQIMKELELQGIAQNTIVIFTSDNGPVLDDGYQDEAVTKLNGHTPWGIYRGGKYSSFEAGTRLPFIIKWPGKAQRMISGALVSQIDFLASFGALLNQSIPKSDAQDSEDLLNAFLGKTKTGRKVLVEQGVNSLALVQGNWKYIEPNAGAPLSRLVNIETGNSPDPQLYDLAADPSERNNLAAKHPEKVKAMVAALEEIRNKKK
- a CDS encoding sterol desaturase family protein — translated: MYSYYEQILLLFSTPFYIVIIGAEILLSSLHFHKRTYSFRDTLTNIYLTIANGLIDMAFKLGYLWVLVQVFNHSPFKSWHPGFIYWTALLVAEDFTYYWLHRFDHELRFLWAVHVTHHSSQKFNFSVGFRSSVFEPLYRFVFFIPLAWAGFKPLDILFMYSATQIWGTLVHTELVGKLGWLEKIFVTPSHHRVHHGSNPKYLDKNMGMFLIVWDKLFHTFQEELPETEYAPIQYGLTKNLENPNAFTVIFHEWIQIYRDIMQKGLTLKQRINYIFGPPGYSHNGSRKTSRQMEREEAECSRRSAQICEEISANQRESEKKNPLSIYRNAENQ
- a CDS encoding nitrilase family protein — protein: MSLQISLIQTDLHWEDKAANRAMLEQKIESIPHTQVVVLPEMFSTGFSMQPALLAETMEGPTVQWMKEVATKNKIILTGSLIIKEADAYYNRLIWMLPNGQYGTYDKRHLFAFANEDAQYTPGNKRLITSVNGWKLHMQVCYDLRFPVWARQSPPKDEDARETEYDVLVNVANWPQRRSLAWKTLLQARAIENQCFVVGVNRVGTDGKGIYHSGDSMVIDPLGEILYHKTDEEDIFTITLHKTKLDEVRTKFPFLRDADGFGIY
- a CDS encoding PadR family transcriptional regulator: MNKANLYKGCLEPIILKLLGDNGRMYGYEITQRVKKLTAGELKITEGALYPLLHRLEAEGVLEVETENMGNRVRKYYSLTKAGKKEQVRSLSELEAFKSTLQLIFNPKLA